From Gimesia panareensis, the proteins below share one genomic window:
- the mobA gene encoding molybdenum cofactor guanylyltransferase — MSNSNPELKVGGIVLCGGASARMNYPKALLPLGDEVMLQRVVRIVSSCAHPVAVIASPEQELPPLASDVQTAFDREPLSGPLAAIGQGLELLQGNCDAVLVSGCDTPLIQEAVLRRLLTILDTHQLAMVREGDRLHPLAAVYRISLIEPIQQMLSQGKRRLMDLVEQVDAIFLDTGELQTIDPGLRSLRNINTRAQYLELLSELDLRDATSLPFADELSD; from the coding sequence ATGTCAAACTCGAACCCGGAATTGAAGGTCGGCGGAATCGTGCTCTGTGGGGGGGCCAGTGCGCGGATGAATTATCCCAAGGCTTTATTGCCCCTCGGCGATGAAGTGATGCTGCAACGGGTTGTGCGAATTGTCAGTTCCTGTGCGCATCCGGTTGCGGTCATTGCCTCCCCGGAACAGGAGCTCCCTCCCCTTGCATCGGATGTACAGACGGCCTTTGATCGGGAACCCCTGTCAGGCCCGCTGGCGGCGATTGGCCAGGGGCTGGAACTCTTACAGGGAAACTGTGATGCCGTGCTCGTCTCGGGGTGCGACACGCCCTTGATTCAGGAAGCGGTCCTCCGCAGGCTTCTGACCATTCTGGACACACACCAGCTGGCGATGGTCCGGGAAGGGGACCGGTTGCATCCCCTGGCGGCCGTGTATCGGATCTCGCTCATCGAACCGATCCAGCAGATGTTGTCCCAGGGAAAACGACGCCTGATGGATTTGGTCGAACAGGTGGATGCCATTTTTCTGGACACCGGGGAACTGCAGACAATTGATCCAGGATTGCGGAGTTTGAGAAATATCAATACGCGTGCGCAGTATCTGGAACTGCTGAGCGAACTTGACCTGAGGGATGCGACCAGTCTTCCGTTTGCAGACGAACTGTCTGACTGA
- a CDS encoding outer membrane protein assembly factor BamB family protein has product MFPFRSHVLAPFLMLICVATQSASAADWPMWRHDPQRSAQTEQALPENLFVQWVHKLPALEPAFKNERLQFDAGYEPIVKGQRLFYGSSQTDSVTALDVKTGKELWRFTTSGPVRMAPVAWQDLVIFGSDDGCVYAVSAETGALRWKYQAVPSQRLILGNRRLISVWPVRGGPVIEDDTLYFAAGVWPFEGVFIYALDPETGVVKWVNDRLGFIYGQHPHAAEAFGGITPQGYLVIAGEELIVPCGTAFPARINKRTGELIKFELPKPGRTPGGWFAAAGKAARRGETKLPQTKPAQPELQFDRDVNSARHENGQNYGPDGKRGIRQQIQTANKKWTYKTGLPGVPGIIHSLVAAADRLFVVTEDGSIYCLGPEETTPVTYESPLLTEKTKSAGQTSIAPLPAMFADTLQAGGYAFLAGVPDARLLNTLLTQPNLQIISLINDPGQLKQLQQLFHERGHSSSKLAFLPGPLDQYTFPAYFAQTIITAEPVFSGMKSYAEQVRQLYPSLRPYGGRLLVKCSETDHHKLAAEFKSLSQVKISRVDGYSVFEKVGAIPGSSNYTGGWSSPDELVKAPVGVLWYDDSVGNFKRAPQPLFVDGVMISHSKYWQGYPAGIRPPYKLLNPQFSDVYTGRKLNATQAEQLTTELPTLNQEQKQPSQYRPPYQTNDWSPPPPVIGERTNPLNGKTEPRAFPKSYGCDGGVDYSYVYTMRSGTAAFYDKRVESGTIHISGPRSGCTNSIVPANGLLNVPYYFQGCTCSYPLPVGLSLISLPQTHEQWMVWGKGQTQDIRRVGLNFGAPGDRMTDRGTLWLDTPSVGGPSPGLNLDIQPASVKPFYEHSLWIEGGQGWPWVGASGITGVEQIRVNDLQPGEYTVRLYFREPEFKAPGKRVFSVQLNGQPVIRDLDLIQETGSRQRILVRELTGVALDKSLQLDFTSQSGQPLICGLELVKQGLPLDEVVTLPEQKPNLLTK; this is encoded by the coding sequence ATGTTCCCATTTCGTTCGCACGTTCTGGCTCCCTTTCTCATGCTGATCTGTGTTGCAACTCAGTCGGCTTCTGCCGCAGACTGGCCCATGTGGCGACACGATCCCCAGCGCTCGGCCCAGACCGAACAGGCGCTGCCCGAGAATCTATTCGTGCAATGGGTTCACAAACTGCCTGCACTCGAGCCTGCTTTCAAAAACGAGCGTCTCCAGTTCGACGCGGGCTACGAGCCGATCGTTAAGGGCCAGCGGCTGTTTTATGGTTCCTCCCAGACCGATTCCGTCACCGCCCTGGATGTGAAAACCGGCAAAGAGCTCTGGCGATTCACAACCAGCGGCCCTGTCCGCATGGCACCAGTTGCCTGGCAGGACCTGGTGATCTTTGGTTCGGATGACGGTTGCGTCTATGCGGTTTCGGCTGAGACGGGCGCACTCCGCTGGAAATACCAGGCGGTCCCTTCGCAGCGGCTTATTCTGGGCAACCGCCGGCTGATCTCGGTCTGGCCGGTGCGGGGCGGCCCGGTGATCGAAGACGACACGCTCTACTTCGCCGCCGGTGTCTGGCCTTTTGAAGGTGTCTTCATCTATGCCCTGGATCCTGAAACGGGCGTCGTGAAATGGGTCAACGATCGGCTGGGCTTCATTTACGGTCAGCATCCGCACGCGGCAGAAGCCTTTGGCGGGATCACCCCGCAGGGCTACCTGGTCATCGCGGGAGAGGAACTGATTGTCCCCTGTGGAACCGCGTTTCCGGCCCGGATCAATAAACGGACGGGCGAACTCATCAAATTCGAACTCCCCAAGCCGGGGCGTACTCCGGGGGGCTGGTTCGCGGCAGCGGGCAAAGCGGCCCGACGGGGCGAGACGAAGCTTCCCCAGACCAAACCCGCTCAGCCGGAACTGCAGTTTGACCGGGACGTGAATTCCGCACGACACGAGAACGGACAGAATTATGGACCGGACGGCAAACGGGGCATCCGACAGCAGATCCAGACCGCCAACAAAAAGTGGACTTACAAAACGGGTCTCCCCGGTGTCCCGGGCATCATTCACTCGCTGGTCGCCGCCGCGGATCGCCTGTTCGTCGTCACAGAAGACGGCAGCATTTATTGCCTGGGTCCGGAAGAAACGACACCGGTCACGTATGAGTCTCCTCTACTGACAGAGAAAACGAAGTCAGCCGGTCAAACTTCTATAGCTCCGTTACCAGCGATGTTTGCCGACACACTGCAGGCCGGCGGCTATGCCTTCCTCGCAGGCGTCCCCGATGCCCGACTGCTCAACACCTTACTCACTCAACCAAACCTGCAGATCATTTCTCTCATCAATGACCCCGGCCAACTCAAACAGCTGCAGCAGTTATTTCACGAGCGGGGGCATTCCAGTTCTAAACTGGCTTTTCTCCCCGGTCCTCTCGATCAATATACATTCCCCGCTTACTTTGCGCAGACGATTATCACAGCCGAACCCGTTTTTTCCGGCATGAAATCTTATGCAGAGCAGGTGCGACAGCTCTATCCGTCACTCAGGCCCTATGGCGGCCGATTACTGGTGAAATGCTCCGAGACGGATCATCACAAGCTGGCTGCCGAGTTCAAGTCGCTCTCCCAGGTGAAAATCTCGCGTGTGGATGGATACTCGGTATTTGAAAAAGTGGGCGCGATTCCCGGCTCGTCAAATTATACAGGGGGCTGGTCCAGTCCCGACGAACTGGTCAAAGCGCCGGTCGGCGTGTTGTGGTATGACGACAGCGTGGGCAATTTCAAACGAGCCCCGCAGCCGCTGTTCGTCGACGGCGTGATGATTTCCCATTCGAAATACTGGCAGGGTTACCCGGCCGGAATCCGCCCGCCTTATAAACTGTTGAATCCCCAGTTTTCTGATGTCTACACGGGACGAAAACTGAATGCCACACAGGCGGAACAACTGACGACTGAGTTACCCACACTCAACCAGGAACAGAAACAACCCAGCCAGTACCGTCCGCCGTACCAGACAAACGACTGGAGTCCCCCGCCCCCGGTCATCGGAGAACGGACCAATCCACTCAACGGCAAAACGGAACCGCGGGCCTTCCCCAAAAGTTACGGCTGTGACGGGGGCGTCGATTACAGCTACGTCTACACGATGCGTTCCGGGACGGCTGCGTTTTACGACAAACGCGTAGAAAGCGGCACGATTCACATCAGCGGTCCTCGCTCGGGCTGCACGAACAGCATTGTTCCCGCAAATGGCCTGCTCAACGTGCCCTATTACTTTCAGGGCTGCACCTGCAGTTATCCGCTCCCCGTCGGGCTGTCCCTGATCTCCCTCCCCCAAACACATGAACAATGGATGGTCTGGGGCAAAGGCCAGACTCAGGACATTCGGCGGGTCGGTCTGAACTTCGGCGCCCCCGGCGACCGGATGACCGACCGGGGCACGCTGTGGCTGGATACCCCCAGTGTCGGTGGTCCTTCTCCGGGTCTGAATCTCGACATTCAGCCCGCCAGCGTCAAACCGTTTTACGAACACTCCCTCTGGATCGAGGGTGGACAGGGCTGGCCCTGGGTGGGTGCTTCCGGGATTACGGGGGTGGAACAAATCAGAGTGAACGATCTGCAGCCGGGCGAGTACACAGTCCGGCTCTACTTCCGGGAGCCGGAATTCAAGGCCCCTGGAAAACGGGTCTTCTCAGTTCAGCTCAACGGGCAGCCTGTAATTCGAGATCTCGACCTCATCCAGGAAACCGGATCGCGACAACGCATTCTGGTACGAGAACTGACCGGCGTCGCGCTGGACAAGTCGCTCCAACTGGATTTCACTTCTCAGAGTGGACAGCCACTGATCTGCGGCCTGGAACTGGTCAAGCAGGGACTTCCCCTGGATGAGGTTGTCACGCTGCCCGAACAGAAACCGAATCTGCTGACGAAATAG
- a CDS encoding YkgJ family cysteine cluster protein: MSDQNSEQEPWYRDGLNFTCTQCGNCCTGAPGVVWVDDSEIEAIAELTGKTTGEVLLMHTRLYAGRRSLTEYANGDCTFFDPEKRGCTIYEARPTQCRTWPFWNSNLKSKESWEALSPDCPGAGKGAFISLEEIQKRAAQTDL; the protein is encoded by the coding sequence ATGAGTGATCAGAATTCTGAACAGGAACCATGGTACCGTGACGGCCTGAATTTTACCTGTACACAATGTGGAAACTGTTGCACGGGCGCGCCGGGAGTGGTCTGGGTCGATGATTCCGAAATCGAGGCCATCGCTGAGTTAACAGGAAAAACGACAGGCGAAGTTCTGTTAATGCATACGCGGCTCTATGCAGGTCGACGATCCTTAACTGAATATGCGAACGGTGATTGCACTTTTTTTGATCCCGAAAAAAGAGGCTGCACGATTTATGAAGCGCGACCGACACAATGTCGTACCTGGCCTTTCTGGAATTCGAATCTGAAAAGTAAAGAGAGTTGGGAAGCACTTTCTCCTGACTGCCCCGGCGCAGGTAAAGGTGCCTTCATCAGTCTGGAAGAAATTCAGAAACGTGCGGCACAGACTGACTTGTGA
- a CDS encoding HU family DNA-binding protein, translating into MTKKEIVKVISEEIGLTQLKTKEIVQKTFDAIVDTLVTDKRIELRNFGVFEVKKRAARKARNPRTGERVDVEEKYVVTFKPGKEMEKRVRDLEEEAAKLKAAASQPPVSSPPAASTPPQQTPPTSAPPSPGTTPGAPPVGGYNNSYPSGTQHTP; encoded by the coding sequence GTGACGAAAAAAGAGATTGTCAAAGTGATTTCGGAAGAGATTGGTCTGACACAACTCAAGACAAAAGAGATTGTGCAAAAAACGTTTGATGCGATTGTCGATACTCTGGTAACCGACAAACGAATCGAACTCCGCAATTTTGGCGTTTTCGAAGTCAAAAAGCGGGCGGCCCGTAAAGCCAGAAATCCAAGAACAGGCGAACGCGTCGACGTGGAGGAGAAATACGTCGTTACATTCAAGCCTGGTAAGGAAATGGAAAAACGTGTACGCGACCTGGAGGAAGAAGCAGCCAAGCTGAAAGCGGCTGCCTCGCAACCACCGGTGAGCAGTCCACCTGCGGCTTCCACACCGCCGCAACAGACTCCACCAACGTCGGCACCACCCAGTCCCGGTACGACACCAGGGGCCCCACCAGTAGGAGGCTATAACAATTCCTACCCGTCGGGCACTCAGCATACACCTTAA
- the trpS gene encoding tryptophan--tRNA ligase, which translates to MRVLSGIQPTGRFHWGNYFGAIKQYIDLQDNEQAFYFIADLHALTTIRDAEQLKQNTIDAALDLLALGLDPKQATLFRQSDIPEVTSLTWILMTITQMSLLEKCHAYKDKKAKGIAADAGLFTYPVLMAADILLYDSDLVPVGQDQVQHIEVTRDLAQRFNMLFGETLIQPNSRTLDTSAKVPGTDGEKMSKSYGNVIEIFETPKKQRKKVMSIKTDSAALEDPKDPDNCAVFALYQLFADEAQQAALADRYRAGGMGYGEAKQAVHEAALEYFGEARERREQLAADPDTVHDILAEGARKAREKGKEVLDRVQAACGLGTVPQN; encoded by the coding sequence ATGCGAGTGTTATCGGGAATTCAACCCACGGGCCGCTTCCATTGGGGGAATTATTTCGGGGCCATCAAACAATACATCGACCTGCAGGATAACGAACAGGCTTTTTATTTCATCGCCGACCTGCACGCCCTGACTACGATCCGCGACGCTGAACAGCTGAAACAGAACACAATCGACGCCGCACTGGACCTGCTGGCCCTGGGTCTGGATCCCAAACAGGCGACTCTCTTCCGCCAGTCGGACATTCCCGAAGTCACCAGCCTGACCTGGATTCTGATGACGATTACGCAAATGAGTCTGCTGGAAAAATGTCACGCGTATAAGGACAAAAAAGCGAAGGGGATTGCTGCCGATGCGGGGTTGTTTACCTACCCGGTGCTGATGGCGGCGGACATCCTGCTGTATGACAGCGACCTGGTTCCCGTCGGACAGGACCAGGTCCAGCATATTGAGGTCACCCGCGATCTCGCACAGCGTTTCAACATGCTGTTCGGCGAAACCCTGATCCAGCCCAACTCCCGCACGCTGGATACGTCAGCCAAGGTGCCGGGCACGGATGGGGAGAAGATGTCCAAGAGTTACGGAAACGTGATCGAAATCTTCGAGACGCCCAAGAAGCAGCGTAAAAAAGTCATGTCGATCAAAACGGACTCGGCTGCCCTGGAAGATCCCAAAGATCCCGACAACTGTGCCGTCTTCGCCCTGTACCAGCTCTTTGCAGATGAGGCCCAACAGGCAGCACTGGCTGACCGCTACCGTGCCGGCGGCATGGGTTACGGCGAAGCCAAACAGGCGGTCCACGAAGCGGCCCTGGAATATTTTGGCGAAGCCCGGGAGCGTCGCGAACAACTGGCCGCCGATCCGGATACCGTCCACGACATTCTCGCAGAGGGTGCCCGGAAAGCCAGAGAAAAAGGCAAAGAGGTCCTGGATCGGGTTCAGGCCGCCTGTGGCCTGGGAACAGTCCCTCAGAATTGA
- a CDS encoding 2-isopropylmalate synthase, translating into MSNDTVKIFDTTLRDGEQSPGCSMTTAEKLKVAKELVELGVDIIEAGFPIASPGDFDAVRKIATQFGDQTTICGLARCRKEDIDRAWEALKEAQNARIHVFLATSSIHREHKLKMNKEQIVETAVEMVKRARDYCPDIEFSPEDAARTEKDFLCEVVEKAIEAGATTVNIPDTVGYATPAHFHDVITTLKKNVSNIDQAIISTHCHNDLGLAVANSLAAVEAGARQIECTVNGLGERAGNCALEEVVMALKTRADYYGVHTNINTKRLYPISHLVSTVTGMTVQRNKAIVGKNAFAHEAGIHQHGVLQERTTYEIMHPEDVGYVGTNLVLGKHSGRHAFRDRVQSLGHSLDDATFERIFNEFIALADKKKEIYDSDIVALIENQVSDAPEKWTIARFHTSAGTGTIATATIELADEDGKIHCDAATGDGPVDAVFRALERITGMSAVLEQYHVGSVSSGKDAQGEVRVEVRINGEMFTGRSVSTDIIESSAKAYLQAINKAVGRLEN; encoded by the coding sequence ATGTCCAACGACACAGTAAAAATCTTTGACACCACCTTGAGAGACGGTGAACAGTCCCCCGGTTGCAGCATGACAACCGCCGAAAAGTTGAAAGTGGCGAAAGAGCTGGTCGAACTGGGCGTCGACATTATTGAAGCTGGTTTTCCCATCGCTTCCCCCGGTGACTTCGACGCCGTCCGTAAGATCGCCACTCAATTTGGTGACCAGACCACGATCTGCGGCCTGGCCCGCTGTCGCAAGGAAGACATTGACCGGGCCTGGGAAGCATTGAAAGAGGCCCAGAACGCCCGCATCCATGTGTTCCTGGCCACCAGTTCGATCCACCGCGAACACAAGCTCAAAATGAACAAGGAACAGATCGTCGAAACCGCGGTCGAAATGGTCAAGCGAGCCCGTGACTACTGTCCCGATATCGAATTCTCTCCCGAAGATGCGGCCCGTACTGAGAAAGATTTCCTCTGTGAAGTCGTCGAGAAAGCTATCGAAGCCGGGGCGACCACCGTCAACATCCCCGACACCGTCGGCTACGCCACACCGGCTCATTTCCACGATGTCATTACGACGCTGAAAAAGAATGTCTCCAACATCGATCAAGCAATCATCAGCACGCACTGCCACAATGACCTCGGACTCGCGGTCGCCAACAGCCTGGCCGCAGTCGAGGCCGGCGCCCGCCAGATCGAATGCACGGTCAACGGCCTGGGAGAGCGGGCCGGTAACTGTGCCCTCGAAGAAGTGGTGATGGCCCTGAAAACCCGCGCTGATTACTACGGCGTCCACACCAATATCAACACCAAACGCCTCTACCCGATCAGTCACCTCGTCTCCACCGTGACCGGCATGACCGTTCAGCGGAACAAAGCGATCGTAGGCAAAAATGCATTCGCCCATGAAGCCGGCATTCACCAGCATGGTGTTTTGCAGGAACGGACCACCTACGAAATCATGCATCCGGAAGACGTAGGCTACGTGGGTACGAACCTGGTGCTCGGGAAGCACAGCGGCCGTCACGCCTTCCGCGATCGCGTCCAGTCGCTGGGGCATTCACTCGATGACGCCACTTTCGAACGCATCTTCAACGAGTTCATCGCACTCGCCGACAAGAAGAAAGAAATCTACGATTCCGATATCGTGGCCCTGATTGAAAACCAGGTCTCCGACGCACCGGAAAAATGGACCATCGCCCGTTTTCACACCTCCGCCGGCACAGGCACGATTGCCACTGCGACGATCGAACTCGCAGACGAAGACGGCAAAATCCACTGTGATGCCGCGACGGGCGACGGTCCCGTTGATGCTGTCTTCCGTGCCCTGGAACGTATTACCGGCATGTCGGCTGTGCTGGAACAGTATCATGTCGGCAGTGTCTCCAGTGGTAAGGACGCCCAGGGGGAAGTCCGCGTGGAAGTCCGCATCAATGGCGAGATGTTTACCGGTCGCAGTGTCAGCACCGATATCATCGAATCCAGTGCGAAAGCGTATCTGCAGGCGATCAACAAAGCTGTCGGCCGTCTGGAAAACTGA
- a CDS encoding dihydroorotate dehydrogenase, translating into MNAPTKTDLLSVTLNRLQLKNPILVASGTFGYAREMQPFLDFSRLGGIIPKTITTEPRIGNPPPRTIETSAGLLNSIGLDNDGIDLFLEKHLDYLSSLDTALIVNIAGRTIDEMAQMAQRLDAYPEQITALELNISCPNVSGGVDYGTQPEMTEQMLKQVTESCQLPVIAKLTPNVTSVVEIAQAAKAGGADAVSLINTVQGTAIDWRRRKPILGGVFGGLSGPAIKPVALRVVCQVARAVEIPIIGVGGISSIDDVMEFIVAGASAVQIGTANFYNPGLATQLVDELEQTVIAEKCSQVSELVGTLVYP; encoded by the coding sequence ATGAACGCCCCGACTAAAACGGATCTGCTATCAGTTACCCTGAACCGTCTGCAGCTCAAAAACCCGATCCTGGTGGCCTCGGGAACATTTGGCTACGCCCGTGAAATGCAACCCTTCCTGGACTTCTCCCGGCTGGGGGGGATCATCCCCAAAACCATCACGACTGAGCCACGGATCGGCAATCCCCCGCCCCGCACGATTGAAACCAGTGCCGGTCTGCTCAACTCGATTGGACTGGACAACGACGGCATTGACCTGTTCCTGGAGAAACATCTCGACTACCTGTCATCGCTGGACACCGCACTGATCGTCAACATCGCAGGACGCACGATTGACGAAATGGCACAGATGGCCCAGAGACTGGACGCCTACCCGGAGCAGATCACCGCGCTGGAGCTGAATATTTCCTGTCCCAACGTAAGTGGTGGAGTCGATTATGGCACCCAGCCCGAAATGACCGAACAGATGCTCAAGCAGGTCACGGAGAGCTGTCAGTTGCCCGTGATCGCCAAGCTGACTCCCAACGTCACCAGTGTGGTTGAGATCGCCCAGGCCGCGAAAGCCGGAGGGGCCGACGCGGTTTCACTGATCAACACGGTTCAGGGAACCGCCATCGACTGGCGACGTCGGAAACCGATTCTGGGCGGTGTCTTCGGGGGCTTGAGCGGACCTGCGATCAAACCGGTTGCACTACGCGTCGTCTGCCAGGTGGCACGGGCCGTGGAGATTCCCATCATTGGCGTGGGTGGTATCTCCAGCATCGACGACGTCATGGAGTTTATTGTGGCGGGTGCCTCAGCCGTTCAGATCGGAACCGCCAACTTTTACAATCCGGGCCTGGCAACACAACTGGTAGACGAGCTGGAGCAGACGGTGATCGCCGAAAAATGTTCGCAGGTCAGCGAACTGGTGGGCACGCTGGTGTATCCCTGA
- a CDS encoding ArnT family glycosyltransferase, with protein MTSLTQRIQNPRGFWLVISILLLFQFCLGLYSAQKLSVTHDEYWHLPVGLLGWKTGRFDYDRLNPPLIRSWSALPLLFTSARTGNPEHSSDPADYGDAFLKANPELDHHYYVLGRVMILILATASGLLLAIWARELFGAPAACLAVFLWTMSPNILANAALGTQDLAIAGFFLATVYCGWKFALQDSWKWALITGAVLGLAQITKYTAILLVPILILEWFLLRIKNPDIKSETARKTILARWGALFLVSCLVLNAGYLFQGSFQPIRDYQFHSSELKLLNQLPSLLQSLPLPLPRDYLLGFDLQRYIMQQSHPTYLDMEWRLTGFRSYYVYTLIYKLPHGMQLLLILAAFQWIKQRRTTFLSLRLLGVLLTPVLLLVGIASLSNNQLGLRYILPVMPFLFLLIAPLAELIDREQHKVLTVAVIVAVLSLPFSLRFAPDHLAYFNELSGGPENGSFHLIDSNIDWGQDLYRLKAYLEEHPVDNPGLAYFGTIPPSTLGTAYRVPPELHPEPGTYAISASLLQGRPYSIRKMDGSRHNLGTDALGYFRFFEPTARLGYSINVYKLTPEDVYRWQNAVNQARMGLMPSR; from the coding sequence ATGACTTCACTGACACAGCGCATTCAGAACCCCAGAGGATTCTGGCTGGTCATCAGTATTCTTCTGCTGTTTCAATTCTGCCTCGGCCTGTATTCGGCGCAAAAGTTGAGTGTCACGCATGATGAGTACTGGCACCTGCCCGTCGGCCTCCTCGGCTGGAAAACGGGGCGCTTCGATTACGATCGTCTCAACCCGCCACTGATTCGCAGCTGGTCTGCTCTCCCCCTGCTCTTCACGTCTGCCCGGACGGGCAACCCCGAACATTCATCCGACCCTGCAGATTACGGCGATGCCTTTCTCAAAGCCAATCCGGAACTGGACCACCACTACTACGTCCTCGGTCGCGTGATGATTCTCATCCTGGCGACGGCCTCCGGCCTGCTGCTGGCGATCTGGGCCCGGGAACTGTTCGGAGCTCCTGCGGCCTGCCTGGCGGTTTTCCTCTGGACCATGAGCCCGAATATCCTCGCGAATGCGGCACTGGGTACGCAGGATCTGGCGATCGCTGGCTTCTTCCTGGCAACCGTTTACTGTGGCTGGAAATTCGCGCTGCAGGATTCCTGGAAATGGGCCCTGATCACCGGCGCGGTTCTGGGACTGGCACAGATCACCAAATACACGGCCATCCTGCTGGTGCCGATCCTGATACTCGAGTGGTTCCTGCTGCGGATCAAGAACCCGGACATCAAATCCGAGACCGCGAGGAAAACGATCCTGGCACGCTGGGGGGCACTGTTCCTGGTGAGCTGCCTGGTGTTGAATGCCGGCTATCTGTTTCAGGGGAGCTTCCAGCCCATCCGCGATTATCAGTTCCACAGTTCCGAGTTAAAACTCCTGAACCAGCTGCCTTCCCTGCTGCAGAGTCTCCCCCTGCCGTTGCCGCGGGATTACCTGCTCGGCTTTGACCTGCAGCGTTATATCATGCAGCAGTCTCACCCCACCTATCTCGATATGGAATGGCGGCTCACCGGGTTTCGCAGCTATTACGTTTACACCCTGATTTACAAACTCCCCCACGGAATGCAACTGCTGCTGATCCTCGCTGCATTCCAGTGGATCAAACAGCGACGCACGACGTTCCTGTCTCTACGTCTGCTGGGAGTGCTGCTGACGCCGGTCCTGCTGCTGGTCGGCATTGCCAGCTTGTCCAATAATCAACTGGGGCTGCGCTACATTCTGCCTGTAATGCCGTTTCTGTTTCTATTGATCGCCCCCCTGGCGGAACTGATCGACCGGGAACAGCACAAAGTCCTGACAGTCGCAGTCATCGTCGCTGTTCTCAGCCTCCCTTTCTCACTCCGCTTTGCCCCGGATCATCTCGCCTATTTCAATGAGCTCTCGGGAGGCCCGGAGAATGGCAGCTTCCACCTGATCGACTCCAATATCGACTGGGGCCAGGATCTGTATCGCCTCAAAGCGTATCTCGAAGAACATCCGGTCGACAATCCGGGACTGGCCTATTTCGGAACCATTCCCCCCTCCACACTGGGAACAGCGTATCGGGTGCCCCCGGAATTGCATCCCGAACCGGGAACCTACGCCATCAGCGCCAGCCTGCTGCAGGGGCGTCCCTATTCCATTCGCAAAATGGATGGCAGCCGTCATAACCTGGGTACTGACGCGCTGGGCTATTTCCGTTTCTTTGAACCCACGGCGCGGCTGGGCTACTCGATCAATGTGTATAAACTGACTCCGGAGGATGTCTACCGCTGGCAGAACGCCGTCAATCAGGCCCGCATGGGACTCATGCCTTCACGCTGA